Genomic segment of Candidatus Cloacimonadota bacterium:
AGCTTCTTTGATCGTCTTACTGCCTTCTGTAGCAATTATCCTTGCGAGTTCTTCGACTCTCCCTTTCATGATTTCTGCAGCTCGATACAAAATATCCACTCGTTCATGAACAGGCATATTCTTGCTGATCTCAAAACCTTCGACTGCAGCATCGATCGCTTTTTTCACATCTTCTTTTGTTCCTGCAGGTACAGTGTCGATCACCTCTCCGCTGAGGGGATTTTTTACTTCTATTTTTTCTTTCTTATCGATCCATTGACCGTCAATTAACATTTTCATAGGTATCTCCAATCCTTATCTGATAATATTTAATAGATCCACAAATATCGAGAATCCGGTTTCGATCTTACCGGCGCCTGCGCCCTGTATGGTTACATCTCCAAGTAAATCTGTGGTGAAAGTCAGAGCATTGTTTGCGCCATTCACACCGGTAAGCGGATCGGTCATAGGCAACTTCACCGGCTTTACAGATGCGATAATTTTATTGCCTTCTCTACGGGTTGAACCGATGAGCTTGTATCTCATGTTCTCAGCTGCTGCAGCTTTGATGTCTTCCAAGGTGATTGAACTGATTCCTTGGCAGGGCACATCATCAGGCTTAACATGTCCTCCAAGTAGTACATTACTGAGTATTACAACTTTTGCCAGCGCATCAAAACCTTCAACATCTGCGGTGGGATCAGCTTCGGCATAGCCAAGCTCCTGTGCTTTCTTCAGGGCATCTTCATACGACCAACCCTCCTGTTCCATTTTTGTGAGGATGTAGTTCGTGGTGCCATTCAGTATACCTTTAACTTGTGTGATATCACATCCGGCAAAGCATTCCCGAGTAAGGTTAAAAACAGGAGTCCCACTCATCACAGTACCTTCAATAAGAAATTTTACACCATTATCATCAGCTAGTTTTTTTAACTTATTGTAATACAGTGCAGCTGGACCTTTGTTCGAAGTCGTAACATTCATCCCACGCTTAAGAGCTTCCTCAATGTGCTGCGTCGCGGGTTGACCTGTTTTTAAATCCGTGAAGGTCATTTCTGCCATAATATCTGCATCGCACTCACGAATGGTTTTGAGCGCATCCCACCCCTTGTTCAGTGTGCAGCCGCAATTACCGTTGTTGCATGAATACTCATCGAGTGATCTTCCTTCATGTAATATATTAAGAATTTTATCGATATGAAGTCCATCTGGACAATTGATCGAACCTTTCTTGAAATCGGAAATCGCAACAAGCGAGATATCGGTTTTTTTCTTTTGTATGATCTCCAGCAGTCCTACTCCCACAGTGCCGCATCCGATCAACATTAGTCTTGGTTTTGCCATAGTGTATATCTCCTATCTTTTTATTTCTTTATTGAATATCGATTTGGATCATCAAAGAAATCGATAACATATACTTTTGTGAGGAATTCTGCTGAGTGTGTGACTCCCTCGGGTATATAATACCGGCTGCCTTTTTCATAGATCTTCGTTTCATCACCAATCGTTAGTTTCATCCTTCCCTCCAGCATGATACCCCACTGAGCACAGTGCGAATGATCGGGCATCTTTCCCACAGGA
This window contains:
- a CDS encoding cupin domain-containing protein; amino-acid sequence: MKEFDNLPYPQMIQNLPEIDIPIDGIRGWLLQCEATQVVFFDIDPVGKMPDHSHCAQWGIMLEGRMKLTIGDETKIYEKGSRYYIPEGVTHSAEFLTKVYVIDFFDDPNRYSIKK
- a CDS encoding homoserine dehydrogenase; the encoded protein is MAKPRLMLIGCGTVGVGLLEIIQKKKTDISLVAISDFKKGSINCPDGLHIDKILNILHEGRSLDEYSCNNGNCGCTLNKGWDALKTIRECDADIMAEMTFTDLKTGQPATQHIEEALKRGMNVTTSNKGPAALYYNKLKKLADDNGVKFLIEGTVMSGTPVFNLTRECFAGCDITQVKGILNGTTNYILTKMEQEGWSYEDALKKAQELGYAEADPTADVEGFDALAKVVILSNVLLGGHVKPDDVPCQGISSITLEDIKAAAAENMRYKLIGSTRREGNKIIASVKPVKLPMTDPLTGVNGANNALTFTTDLLGDVTIQGAGAGKIETGFSIFVDLLNIIR